One genomic segment of Vulpes vulpes isolate BD-2025 chromosome 2, VulVul3, whole genome shotgun sequence includes these proteins:
- the PPP6C gene encoding serine/threonine-protein phosphatase 6 catalytic subunit produces MAPLDLDKYVEIARLCKYLPENDLKRLCDYVCDLLLEESNVQPVSTPVTVCGDIHGQFYDLCELFRTGGQVPDTNYIFMGDFVDRGYYSLETFTYLLALKAKWPDRITLLRGNHESRQITQVYGFYDECQTKYGNANAWRYCTKVFDMLTVAALIDEQILCVHGGLSPDIKTLDQIRTIERNQEIPHKGAFCDLVWSDPEDVDTWAISPRGAGWLFGAKVTNEFVHINNLKLICRAHQLVHEGYKFMFDEKLVTVWSAPNYCYRCGNIASIMVFKDVNTREPKLFRAVPDSERVIPPRTTTPYFL; encoded by the exons CGGCTATGTGACTATGTTTGTGACCTCCTCTTAGAAGAGTCAAACGTCCAGCCAGTATCGACACCAGTAACAGTGTGTGGAGACATACACGGACAG ttttatgacCTTTGCGAACTATTCAGAACTGGAGGTCAGGTTCCTGACACAAACTACATATTTATG GGTGATTTTGTAGACAGAGGTTACTATAGTTTGGAGACCTTCACTTACCTTCTTGCACTAAAGGCTAAATGGCCTGATCGTATCACACTTTTGCGAGGAAATCATGAAAGTAGACAGATAACACAGGTGTATGGATTTTATG atGAGTGCCAAACCAAATATGGAAATGCTAATGCCTGGAGATACTGTACCAAAGTTTTTGACATGCTCACAGTAGCAGCT TTAATAGATGAGCAGATTTTGTGTGTTCATGGTGGTTTATCTCCTGATATCAAAACACTGGATCAAATTCGAACCATTGAACGGAATCAGGAAATTCCTCATAAAGGAGCCTTTTGTGATCTGGTTTGGTCAGATCCTGAAGACGTGGATACTTGGGCAATCAGTCCCCGAGGAGCAGGTTGGCTTTTTGGCGCAAAGGTCACAAATGAG TTTGTTCATATCAACAACTTAAAACTCATCTGCAGAGCACACCAACTAGTGCACGAAGGCTATAAATTTATGTTTGATGAGAAGCTGGTAACAGTATGGTCTGCTCCTAATTACTGCTATCGTTGTGGAAATATCGCTTCGATCATGGTCTTCAAAGATGTAAATACAAGAGAACCAAAGTTATTCCGGGCAGTTCCAGATTCAGAACGTGTTATTCCTCCCAGAACGACGACGCCGTATTTTCTTTGA